ATCTGAAGGAATTCAGGTTCTTAAGCTCAGCTCTTGTGCCAAGTTCCTCTTCCCCCTTCTTTCGTACCGATACATTCGCGTCACAGCGAAAACTCCCTTCCTCCATGTTCCCGTCACAAATTTCAAGGTATAAGAGCACGTCTCTCAACATCTTCAAATATGCCGCTGCCTCCTCGGGCGAACCTATGTCCGGCTCACTCACGATCTCAAGGAGCGGAATGCTTGACCTGTTGTAGTCTACAAGACTGTATGAACTTGCCTCTATGGCGCCTTCATGGACAAGTTTGCCCGCGTCCTCCTCCATGTGCACCCTTTTAATCCTGATTCTCTTCTTTATCTCTCCTACCGTTATATCGAGGTAGCCGTTTTCGCAAACAGGTTCTTCATACTGGGAAATTTGATAGCCCTTCGGCAGGTCAGGATAAAAATAATTTTTTCTGGCAAAAATACTCCTTTTATTAATGCTGCAGTGAAGGGCAAGGCCGAGCTTAATGGCAAAATCGACCACCTTTTTATTAAGAACAGGCAGCGCGCCCGGCAGTCCCATGCAGGTAGGGCATGTATGACTATTCGGTTCTGCTCCGAATTTTGTCGAGCATCCACAAAACAGTTTACTGTCCGTCAGCAGGTGGGCATGGACCTCAAGGCCCATAACACCTTCAAAATCATCATATTCCACAACTCACCTCATAGAAATCATTGAAAATCAAAGAATGATTGAAATATACAATACATTTGCCGTATTTTCAAAAATATTATCAATTATTGCTGCCAATCGGCTTTAACAAATTCCAGAATCTTCTTTGCCCGTTCAGAAAAGAGATGAATCCCCTGCCAGTCAGGTTGTGATATGGTTTTTTGCATAAGCAGCCCGTCTTCTCCAAACCATTGAGGCAGTATTCCGCCAAAGAAATAACCTTTATCCTTGAGTAAACGGACAATACTGCCGACCCAGGGCCATGACAATTTCAGCCAGACCTGAATTACCTCCGCATTCCGGCCCATGATACGCTGTTCTTCCGAAAGAAAAACCTTCTCAAAATCTGACCCTGCGTCATGGACAGCTACACGGGCTATCCCCGCATGATCAAATATCTGAGTATCGATTCGGGTTTGCGGAAAAGAAGGAATATCCTCCTTTGATTGTAAAAAAACCCGTCTGTCGTCAAAACCATTATAAATATATTTGAAATAGTCGGCATATATATCAGGGATATGGACCGTATGAGGATTCGGGGTAATGGTCATGAACATGAGAAGCGTTGATACCCTGCCTGATGCACTTTTTTCCTTCTCATATGCCTTGGCCGGCATAAGATTTACTTCAAGGGCTGTCTCCACTACAGGCAAAACGGCAATGGCGGCTTTCTGGATATATATATGATTACAGACCGGCTCTCCAAAAAACATATTTACATGGTTCATGCCCGGCAAAATCTTTTTGACGTACTGAAAAATCATACTTATAACACCTGAATTCCGGTAATCCTGAGAGACCACTCCATTCCCTTTCTCGTATACTCCTTTGTCGGGCGCCGCACGGAATAATGAGCTGTATCCTACTATTCTGTTATCCGGTGTGCGGACAACAATCGGTATATTATCCCGATTTTCAAATGCGACTATAAGCTCTTCAGGATTATAGACAGCCTTTGCAGGATAACCGTCTCCGTAAATTTCTCTAAAAAGTTTTGTTACACCTTCTGCATCTTCCGGCTTGAATAAATCAACGGTCAATGTTTCATTGCTCATATTTACTCCTCTTTGAATTTCGTCAGCTTTTTGTCCGCTTCACGCCTGTCCTCGCTTGCGGGGGCTTTACCGCTTTCCTCGCTTCCCAAGTCCTCTCATCTCTTCTACTATTGACTATTCACTGTTTATACCTGTGGCGTCCTTTTCTTTCCCTATGGGATGTTAGGCATCTCCTGCTGGACATGATCACAGAAAACTTGGAGCTCATAGAGGAATTTTTCAACGTCTTCCCGTATATACGTTCCAAGACCCTTATCAAAATCTGTCTTTATTGATATAAGGCCTTTAACTTGTTTCTTAACGGATTTGGGCTTTGTATTATTCGGGTCAGGCTTAACCTTCTTGTATGCGGCAAGCATTCTTTCCAGAGTAATATAAGTTACAGGCGTTTTCAAAATGTCGTTAAATATTTTCATAAGATCCGGGCAATCAAGGTTTGCGGCAAAGAGATACCCCTGAGAAACGGGGAGGTTTCCTGCTGTACGGTTTAATCCCGACAACGGAGGGACAATTGCCGCCTGAATCTCAGGAGCAAGTTTTAAAAGTGAAATCGTGCGGAACAAGGTAGGATAAGCCTTTCCGGAGATTTGCATGGCGGTGTCCACAGTGGACACCACTGCCTCCGATAGAGTGTCGGACTTCCGGTTGTACTTTATAAGGTCGCTCATTACCCCGTCTACATCGTACCTCTTATCGGGATGTTTTGCCGATGCCCTTGTCTTTGATCGACTGCATAAGCGACTTGAATGAATCTGTTTCGACATTAATATTTAATCTAACCTGTTCCAACACCACGATGTTTACTGTAGGAATGTACAAGAACTCCGGGCTTGCACTTGTCTTCTTCGTTGCCATATTGTCCCCCCCTTTTTTTAAATTTCTTTTCGGGTTGTATTCCCCGCCGCTTGCGGCGTAAAGTAGTTATGTGAGCGAGTATGTACACAAGAGCCATAATGTTACGGTATTGATATACCATTCGGTCTTTCCCGCAAAATCAAACAGCAAGGAAACACATATCGTAAGCTACATGAGGACCGTCAGCTAAGGCTTTTCTAATACCCCGCTGCTTACGGCGGGGTAGTTTATTTCTTTTTCTGTTTTATTGCCATATAGCGCTCATCATACAGTGGATTGCCGGTAATATTACCATCAACCTTAATAAAAGGCGGTATATGTATTTTGGCCTCTTTTTTTATTGTTTCAATTGGTTCAATTTTTAATACTGTCGCCCCCTCATGCCTGCCCTTGTATCTGTCGATTTCAAAGTGCTGGTTGTTCCATAAAAAGCAGGTACGTTCCTTTACAATAACATCGGTTTTAGGGTCTATGAGTTTTGTAAGATGAAGATACTCCTGTTCGGTTATAAGCCCTTCTTCTTTAATCGCTGTTCTTCTTGAAAGAAAATACAGGTAGGACCCGTTTTGTCCGCGTTTTCTAATCCTGATCTCTTCGTGCTTATTTTTTGAGTGCAGGTACATCTGCTCTATCTGTATTATCTGGTGAGCAGGTATTTTTTCGTATTGGACATTTTTAACAAGGAACCTTTCTGTTATCTGAAGGGGCGCCGGGAGACCAAGCAAATGAGAAATTGCAGAAAAGGCTCTGCTGATCTTGCCCTCAAAATCGGTCGTGTTGTCTATAATCTTAAAATGTGGATGGCCAAGCCAGCTCTCACGTATCCTTTGATCAATATTTATAGCTTCTTCAGGTGTTTCAATTCTTGCAGGATTATTGTCTCCTGTATAGTACTCAGGCGCCCCATCTGCTGCGGTAACGAGATGAATAACCCCGTTGTACCTGTCTCTCAGTTTGACCTCACTCAGCCTCTTCCTCTTGATTATCTCTTTAAAATCATCATCGGGCATAAAGGCTTTGATGTCCATGATCCCCCTGTCGAGGAGGATAACCTTTTTGCGTTCCGGGAAGACCCGCATCACTGTTTGTTTATAGGTTTCTTCAAAGGCAAGCTGCATATCGAGGATAGCTTCTTCATATACTACCACTTGTTTCGATTTATCCATCTTACGTCGGTCTATCCCGCTATTCGTGATTAGAGTCGCTGTTTCCGGGATGACAAATATCATAAAACCGTTATCCGACAATTTTTCCGTTAGGTATGCCAACGAAGAACTTTTACCGGAACAGGGGCCTCCTGTGAGAACAATCATGTAAACAGGCTCGATTAATTGTGACGTATTATGCAATAGATTTCTCCGATAAAACAATTTCTTTGCTGCAATTTATCCTGTATGGCATGGGGTGTCAATTATTTTGTGGTGTGTTTT
This Pseudomonadota bacterium DNA region includes the following protein-coding sequences:
- a CDS encoding AAA family ATPase, encoding MIVLTGGPCSGKSSSLAYLTEKLSDNGFMIFVIPETATLITNSGIDRRKMDKSKQVVVYEEAILDMQLAFEETYKQTVMRVFPERKKVILLDRGIMDIKAFMPDDDFKEIIKRKRLSEVKLRDRYNGVIHLVTAADGAPEYYTGDNNPARIETPEEAINIDQRIRESWLGHPHFKIIDNTTDFEGKISRAFSAISHLLGLPAPLQITERFLVKNVQYEKIPAHQIIQIEQMYLHSKNKHEEIRIRKRGQNGSYLYFLSRRTAIKEEGLITEQEYLHLTKLIDPKTDVIVKERTCFLWNNQHFEIDRYKGRHEGATVLKIEPIETIKKEAKIHIPPFIKVDGNITGNPLYDERYMAIKQKKK